From Calothrix sp. PCC 6303, a single genomic window includes:
- the cysK gene encoding cysteine synthase A: MRIANNVTELIGKTPLVQLNHIPQADGCLARIVLKLEGMNPAASVKDRIGLNMVKTAEEAGLIQAGKTILVEPTSGNTGIALAMVAAARGYKLILTMPETMSLERRSMLRAYGATLELTPGSEGMRGAINRAEQLVASTPNAYMLQQFRNPANPQIHRETTAEEIWNDTDGTVDMVVAGVGTGGTITGITEILKDRKPTFYAVAVEPANSPVLAGGKAGPHKIQGIGAGFIPDIMRTELIDEIFPVSDDQAMEYGRRLAREEGLLSGISSGANLYAAIQIGKRPENAGKLIVVIQPSFGERYLTTAMFQDLAADVSVVK; the protein is encoded by the coding sequence ATGCGAATCGCAAATAATGTAACTGAGTTAATTGGCAAAACTCCCCTAGTACAACTGAATCACATTCCCCAAGCTGATGGTTGTCTTGCCCGAATTGTCCTCAAACTGGAAGGCATGAACCCCGCAGCTTCAGTAAAAGACAGAATCGGCTTGAATATGGTGAAAACTGCTGAGGAAGCAGGATTAATCCAAGCAGGAAAAACAATTCTTGTCGAACCCACCTCTGGAAATACTGGAATTGCCCTAGCAATGGTGGCAGCTGCACGGGGTTATAAGTTAATTTTGACAATGCCGGAAACCATGAGTTTAGAACGTCGTTCGATGTTACGTGCTTATGGTGCTACTTTGGAATTAACCCCAGGAAGTGAAGGAATGCGAGGTGCCATTAACCGTGCAGAGCAGTTGGTAGCAAGCACTCCGAATGCTTACATGTTGCAACAATTCCGTAACCCCGCTAACCCCCAAATTCACCGCGAAACCACCGCTGAGGAAATTTGGAATGACACTGATGGAACTGTAGATATGGTGGTTGCTGGTGTGGGTACTGGGGGAACAATTACAGGAATTACAGAAATTCTTAAGGATCGAAAACCCACTTTTTATGCTGTAGCTGTGGAACCTGCTAATAGCCCTGTACTTGCTGGTGGCAAAGCTGGACCTCACAAAATTCAAGGTATTGGTGCTGGATTTATTCCCGATATTATGCGTACTGAGTTAATTGATGAGATATTTCCGGTCAGTGATGACCAGGCAATGGAGTATGGACGCAGATTAGCAAGGGAAGAAGGTTTACTTTCAGGAATATCATCTGGTGCTAATCTATACGCAGCTATCCAAATTGGTAAGCGTCCCGAAAATGCTGGCAAACTAATTGTGGTAATTCAACCTTCTTTTGGAGAAAGATATTTAACTACTGCGATGTTTCAAGATTTAGCAGCAGATGTATCTGTTGTGAAGTGA
- a CDS encoding RNA-guided endonuclease InsQ/TnpB family protein, with the protein MYRAIKLRIYPTDEQESYLAQCFGNTRWLWNYMLNATTVAYKETGKGFSKAAMDKLLPGLKKEYEWLGLAYSQVLQRVTFNLSSAFVNFFEGRTKFPNFKSKHGKQSIQYPQNVKLMPEDSVIKFPGNLGLIKTVFHKELPIAKFTTVTISRNADGKYYASILFNQEDTPVVAIRDAIGVDLGLKNFAITSEGSKYDLPKKQLAKLEKNRKRKQKKLAKKTDKTSNKRRKAKRIVAKVSSKIARVREDFLHKLSRKIAYENQVICVEDLAVKNMVKNPNLAKSISDQGWGMFQTMLKYKAERFGHTYQEIGRFLPSSQLCSNTLLPIPMLQKGYDSLGVRFVDCPHCLSKHDRDINAAINIRNEGLRLWALGTSASALGGDVRPKSSGRKKSMKSEAIPCELGSPHPICTQMGVG; encoded by the coding sequence ATGTATAGAGCAATTAAACTTAGGATTTATCCCACTGATGAGCAAGAATCATATTTAGCTCAATGTTTTGGCAATACTCGTTGGTTGTGGAATTATATGCTTAATGCCACTACTGTCGCGTATAAAGAAACAGGGAAAGGATTTTCTAAAGCAGCAATGGATAAGTTGCTTCCAGGGTTGAAAAAGGAATATGAATGGTTAGGACTCGCATACAGCCAAGTGTTGCAACGAGTCACATTCAACCTTTCAAGTGCTTTTGTCAACTTTTTTGAAGGACGTACTAAATTCCCTAACTTTAAATCTAAGCATGGTAAACAATCAATTCAATATCCCCAAAATGTGAAATTGATGCCAGAGGATTCTGTGATTAAGTTTCCCGGTAATTTGGGGTTAATCAAAACCGTGTTTCACAAAGAACTGCCAATTGCAAAGTTCACAACTGTAACAATATCCAGAAATGCAGACGGTAAATACTACGCTTCTATCCTTTTTAATCAGGAAGATACGCCAGTAGTAGCAATTAGAGACGCTATTGGTGTTGATTTGGGATTAAAAAACTTTGCTATAACTTCTGAGGGTTCAAAATATGACCTGCCTAAAAAGCAATTAGCAAAGTTAGAGAAGAATAGAAAACGCAAACAGAAGAAATTGGCTAAGAAGACAGATAAAACTTCTAATAAACGTCGTAAAGCCAAACGAATAGTAGCCAAAGTCTCTAGCAAAATAGCTAGAGTAAGAGAAGACTTTCTACACAAGCTATCTCGCAAAATAGCATACGAAAACCAAGTTATTTGTGTAGAAGATTTGGCAGTAAAGAACATGGTTAAAAATCCCAACTTGGCAAAATCTATATCAGACCAAGGATGGGGGATGTTTCAAACTATGCTCAAATACAAAGCTGAGAGATTTGGTCATACCTACCAAGAAATAGGACGTTTCTTACCATCTTCTCAACTTTGTAGCAATACCCTACTACCAATCCCAATGCTACAGAAAGGATATGATTCATTGGGTGTCAGGTTTGTAGATTGTCCTCACTGCCTGAGTAAGCATGATAGAGATATCAATGCGGCAATAAATATTAGAAATGAAGGTTTGCGACTTTGGGCGTTAGGAACTAGCGCTTCTGCCCTTGGAGGGGATGTAAGACCAAAGTCTTCAGGACGTAAAAAATCCATGAAGTCCGAGGCAATCCCCTGTGAATTGGGAAGCCCACACCCTATCTGTACTCAGATGGGTGTTGGGTAG
- a CDS encoding NYN domain-containing protein produces MQLLPRPQMNNGLRLKLESDQNQEQPGLRIVNKTNVSRTRREEEETRRERVAVFIDGANLFYAAMQLNLEVDYAKLLRCLVKDRNLVRAYFYSACDSTNEKQQGFLLWMSRNGYRVVSKELIQFPDGSKKANLDVEIAVDMLTLARYCDTVILLSGDGDLAYAVNSVAYKGVQVEVVSLTSMTSDTLINVADSFTDLEEIREEIQRKKG; encoded by the coding sequence ATGCAGCTACTTCCAAGACCTCAGATGAATAACGGTTTACGTTTAAAGTTAGAATCTGATCAAAACCAGGAACAACCTGGGTTAAGGATAGTTAATAAAACAAATGTTTCGCGCACTAGAAGGGAAGAGGAGGAAACAAGACGCGAACGCGTAGCGGTTTTTATTGATGGTGCTAATCTATTTTATGCGGCTATGCAGCTAAATTTAGAGGTGGACTATGCTAAGTTGCTGCGGTGCTTAGTTAAGGATCGTAATCTGGTTCGTGCCTATTTTTATAGTGCTTGCGATAGTACGAATGAGAAGCAGCAGGGTTTTTTGCTGTGGATGAGTCGTAATGGTTATCGTGTTGTCAGTAAGGAGTTAATCCAGTTTCCTGATGGTTCTAAAAAGGCTAATCTGGATGTGGAAATTGCTGTGGATATGCTGACTTTGGCTCGGTATTGCGATACGGTGATTCTGTTGAGTGGTGATGGAGATTTGGCTTATGCTGTCAATTCTGTGGCTTATAAAGGGGTACAGGTTGAGGTGGTAAGTTTGACTTCCATGACTAGTGATACTTTGATTAATGTTGCTGATTCTTTTACGGATTTGGAGGAGATTCGGGAGGAGATTCAACGGAAGAAGGGCTAG
- a CDS encoding FecCD family ABC transporter permease — MNILSPSFHKQIQAVFTKHRVLFAVGFLITGLFLTLLLSLSQGAVPLTFEEMLQALLRQGDQLQQTILWDLRIPRILAAILVGSALGMSGALLQGMLRNSLADPFILGISAGSGLVVIVMVVLQVFQAWIPLAAWVGAIVTTTIVIFLGRSGNKISVERLILGGVAVSSLFGAVQSTLLLLAEDGQIQQALNWLIGSLNGRGWREVTTAAPYVIIALIGGCLLARSLNLLALGDDLAVGLGVNLVRSRFLIAGVATLLAAGAVSVSGLVGFIGLVVPHGIRLMVGSDHRILLPLSALGGAWLLMFADLLSRLNAIELPVGSVTALIGSPLFIWLLYQRKTNL, encoded by the coding sequence ATGAATATATTGTCACCATCCTTTCACAAGCAAATTCAAGCAGTTTTCACAAAACATCGTGTACTGTTTGCAGTGGGATTTCTGATAACTGGACTTTTTTTGACGTTGTTGCTGTCACTTTCCCAAGGTGCGGTTCCGTTGACTTTTGAGGAGATGTTGCAAGCACTACTTCGTCAAGGCGATCAACTTCAACAAACTATACTGTGGGATCTACGTATTCCCCGGATTTTAGCAGCGATTCTAGTAGGTTCGGCTTTAGGGATGTCTGGTGCATTACTCCAAGGAATGTTACGGAATAGTCTCGCAGACCCTTTTATTTTGGGGATTTCAGCGGGTTCTGGCTTAGTTGTAATTGTGATGGTGGTACTACAGGTTTTCCAAGCTTGGATTCCTCTTGCTGCTTGGGTGGGTGCAATTGTGACAACAACCATCGTAATTTTTCTCGGTCGTTCGGGTAATAAAATTTCGGTGGAAAGGTTGATTTTAGGTGGAGTTGCTGTTAGTTCATTGTTTGGTGCTGTTCAAAGTACCTTACTTTTGCTTGCAGAAGATGGACAAATTCAACAAGCATTGAACTGGTTGATTGGGAGTTTGAATGGAAGAGGTTGGAGGGAAGTGACAACCGCAGCACCTTATGTAATTATCGCTTTGATTGGGGGGTGTTTGTTAGCACGTTCCTTAAATTTGCTGGCATTGGGAGATGATCTAGCGGTGGGTTTGGGAGTAAATTTAGTGCGATCGCGCTTTTTAATCGCGGGGGTTGCAACGTTACTCGCAGCAGGAGCAGTTAGCGTCAGTGGGTTGGTGGGTTTTATTGGTTTGGTGGTTCCCCACGGAATTCGCTTGATGGTTGGGAGTGACCACCGAATTTTACTACCATTGTCGGCTTTGGGGGGAGCTTGGTTATTAATGTTTGCAGATTTGCTTTCCCGACTAAATGCGATTGAGTTACCTGTTGGTTCTGTGACTGCGCTGATTGGTTCTCCGTTATTCATCTGGTTACT